Proteins from one Shewanella pealeana ATCC 700345 genomic window:
- a CDS encoding iron-containing alcohol dehydrogenase has translation MYSFDYYNPTHICFGEGKIAELDNLVPPDAKVLVLFGGNSARSTGTLDEVKAALKQRNVVEFGGIEANPTYETLMQAVEVVKQQNIDFLLAVGGGSVIDGTKFVAAATLFEGEPWDILLSWGANVTQAMPFGTVLTLPATGSEMNSASVVTRKSLQAKLSFMSNHVFPKFSVLDPSKTFTLPERQVANGVVDAFIHITEQYLNYPVNAPVQDRFAEGLLQTLIELGPKALSEPKDFDVRANLMWVAAMALSGVIGKGVPHDWATHMIGHEITVLYGVDHARTIAMILPGMLDVRREGKQEKLLQYADRVWGINQGSKDEIIDEAIEKTREFFEAMGIKTRLSDYDLDSSSINEIINKLEAHGMTALGEKQDVDLAMSRKILERNL, from the coding sequence ATGTACAGCTTCGATTATTACAACCCAACTCATATCTGTTTCGGTGAAGGCAAGATTGCCGAACTCGATAACTTAGTCCCACCGGACGCAAAAGTCTTAGTGCTTTTTGGCGGCAACAGCGCCAGAAGCACAGGCACACTCGACGAGGTAAAAGCTGCGCTTAAGCAACGTAATGTCGTGGAATTTGGTGGAATCGAGGCGAATCCGACCTACGAAACCTTGATGCAAGCGGTCGAGGTGGTAAAACAGCAAAATATCGACTTTCTACTAGCTGTCGGTGGCGGCTCGGTTATCGATGGCACTAAGTTTGTCGCGGCGGCTACGCTCTTTGAAGGCGAGCCATGGGATATCCTATTAAGCTGGGGTGCAAACGTCACCCAGGCGATGCCCTTCGGTACAGTATTAACCTTGCCTGCTACCGGCTCAGAGATGAACAGTGCCAGCGTCGTCACTCGTAAATCGTTACAGGCAAAACTGTCTTTTATGAGTAACCATGTCTTTCCAAAATTCTCAGTATTGGATCCAAGCAAAACCTTCACCTTACCTGAGCGTCAAGTGGCTAACGGCGTAGTCGATGCCTTTATCCATATTACAGAGCAATATCTAAACTACCCAGTTAATGCACCAGTGCAAGACAGATTTGCCGAAGGCCTACTGCAAACATTAATCGAGTTAGGGCCAAAAGCTTTAAGCGAGCCAAAAGATTTCGACGTGCGCGCAAACCTTATGTGGGTGGCGGCCATGGCACTGAGTGGCGTAATCGGTAAAGGAGTACCACACGACTGGGCAACGCATATGATAGGCCATGAGATCACCGTGCTTTATGGTGTCGACCATGCCCGAACTATTGCAATGATTTTGCCTGGCATGCTCGATGTACGCCGTGAGGGTAAGCAAGAGAAGCTATTGCAATATGCCGATCGCGTCTGGGGCATTAACCAGGGTAGCAAGGATGAGATCATCGATGAAGCTATCGAAAAGACCCGTGAATTTTTCGAGGCCATGGGGATCAAGACACGCTTATCGGATTACGATTTAGATAGCAGCAGTATCAATGAGATAATTAATAAACTTGAAGCCCACGGCATGACAGCACTGGGTGAAAAGCAAGATGTCGATCTTGCCATGAGCCGTAAAATTTTAGAACGTAACCTATAA
- a CDS encoding Lrp/AsnC family transcriptional regulator — MDNKDRNILAILQRQGRIAISELAARLNMSDTPCLRRVRKLEQTGVISGYGAQIDPKEVGLNVVVYAFVRLKENSDQYAILFEESMENLEQVMECSVVTGAHDYLLKIVASDLLSYESFVKKSLGSLNCIAGIESTVVLKQNFSRNTLPL; from the coding sequence ATGGATAATAAGGATCGCAATATACTCGCCATATTGCAGCGCCAGGGCCGAATCGCAATTAGTGAGCTCGCAGCCAGACTCAACATGTCTGATACCCCCTGCCTGCGTCGGGTGAGAAAACTCGAGCAGACTGGCGTGATCAGTGGCTATGGGGCGCAAATCGATCCCAAAGAAGTAGGATTAAACGTGGTGGTTTACGCCTTCGTGCGTTTAAAAGAAAACTCAGATCAATATGCCATCCTCTTCGAAGAAAGCATGGAGAATTTAGAGCAGGTAATGGAGTGCTCCGTAGTAACAGGCGCCCATGACTATTTATTAAAAATCGTCGCCAGCGATCTACTCAGCTATGAAAGCTTCGTTAAAAAGTCGCTTGGCAGTCTAAACTGTATCGCGGGGATCGAATCGACCGTGGTGTTAAAGCAAAACTTCTCACGTAACACCTTACCCCTATAG
- a CDS encoding helix-turn-helix domain-containing protein yields the protein MEINPITVKSLRQEKGWTQQHLADACAISLRTVQRVEKEGSASNETLLGLCAVFEIEQKSLLVIPKPSHAQMQKVSLYGQWILFALATLIGGCVGALIMYLILG from the coding sequence ATGGAAATTAACCCCATCACGGTCAAATCATTACGGCAAGAAAAAGGCTGGACACAACAACACTTAGCCGATGCTTGCGCCATTAGCTTACGTACCGTGCAGCGAGTAGAAAAGGAAGGCAGCGCCTCTAACGAAACCCTATTGGGGCTTTGCGCAGTATTTGAGATAGAGCAAAAAAGCTTATTAGTCATACCTAAACCTAGCCACGCTCAGATGCAAAAAGTCTCTCTTTACGGCCAGTGGATATTATTTGCCTTAGCGACCTTGATTGGGGGCTGCGTGGGCGCCCTTATTATGTATCTTATTTTGGGGTAA
- a CDS encoding type 1 glutamine amidotransferase domain-containing protein, which produces MNVLMVLTSHDKLGDTGLKTGFWLEEFASPFYRFKDCGFTITLASPAGGQPPLDPSSEQPDFQTAATERFNQDGQAKQQLATTKVLAEINQADYDAIFYPGGHGPLWDLTNDVHSIALIEAFYQAQKPVGLVCHAPGALKNVKAADGTPLVAGKRVTGFTNSEESAVQLTEIVPFLVEDMLQQNGALYSKGDDWSSYLAVDGNLITGQNPASSEAVANEIIKQFK; this is translated from the coding sequence ATGAACGTATTAATGGTACTGACTTCACATGACAAACTTGGCGACACAGGCCTAAAAACTGGCTTTTGGCTCGAAGAGTTCGCCAGTCCTTTTTATCGCTTTAAAGACTGTGGCTTTACTATCACGCTAGCCTCTCCTGCTGGCGGCCAACCACCGCTAGATCCAAGCAGTGAACAGCCGGACTTCCAAACTGCTGCCACCGAACGCTTTAATCAAGATGGACAAGCCAAGCAACAACTGGCAACAACCAAAGTCTTGGCAGAAATAAACCAAGCCGATTACGACGCTATCTTCTATCCTGGTGGTCATGGGCCGCTCTGGGATCTCACTAATGATGTCCACTCTATCGCATTAATAGAAGCCTTCTACCAAGCACAAAAGCCTGTGGGGCTTGTTTGCCACGCACCTGGGGCGCTTAAAAATGTCAAAGCGGCCGATGGCACGCCTCTAGTCGCAGGTAAACGAGTAACGGGCTTTACCAACAGTGAAGAATCAGCAGTGCAGCTAACCGAAATAGTACCTTTCCTCGTTGAAGATATGCTGCAACAAAATGGGGCGCTATACAGTAAAGGAGATGACTGGAGCAGCTACCTAGCCGTGGATGGCAACCTTATCACAGGCCAAAATCCAGCATCTTCTGAAGCCGTCGCCAATGAGATCATTAAGCAGTTCAAGTAG
- the glnA gene encoding glutamate--ammonia ligase, translating into MSAESVLQQLKELEVKFVDLRFTDTIGKEQHVTIPTHQVDADFFEDGKMFDGSSIQGWKGINESDMVLMPDPASFVLDPFTAETTANIRCDILNPGTMTGYNRDPRSIAKKAEDYLRSTGIADTVLVGPEPEFFLFDDVKFGADMSGCFYKVDAEEAAWNSGTSYEGGNKGHRPGVKGGYFPVAPVDSSQDIRSAMCLVLEEMGQVVEAHHHEVATAGQNEIATRFNTLTLKADEVQVLKYVVHNVAHAYNKTATFMPKPIVGDNGSGMHVHQSLAKDGVNLFAGDKYGGLSETALFYIGGVIKHARAINAFANPSTNSYKRLVPHFEAPVMLAYSAANRSASIRIPVVPSAKGRRIEIRFGDPVANPYLAFSAMLMAGLDGIQNKIHPGEAMDKDLYDLPAEEAAEIPTVATSLENALECLDADREFLTRGDVFTNDFIDSYIKLKSADVERINQTTHPVEFELYYSL; encoded by the coding sequence ATGTCAGCAGAATCAGTTTTACAACAACTAAAAGAATTAGAAGTTAAATTTGTTGATTTGCGTTTTACCGATACGATAGGTAAAGAGCAACACGTTACAATCCCAACTCACCAAGTAGATGCTGATTTCTTCGAAGACGGTAAAATGTTTGACGGTTCTTCAATCCAAGGTTGGAAAGGTATTAATGAATCAGACATGGTATTGATGCCTGATCCTGCAAGCTTTGTACTTGACCCTTTCACTGCAGAAACAACTGCAAACATCCGTTGTGACATTCTAAACCCAGGCACTATGACAGGTTACAACCGTGACCCACGCTCTATCGCTAAGAAAGCTGAAGATTACCTACGTTCTACAGGTATCGCTGACACAGTATTGGTTGGTCCAGAGCCAGAATTTTTCCTATTTGACGACGTTAAGTTCGGCGCTGACATGTCTGGTTGTTTCTACAAGGTTGATGCTGAAGAAGCGGCTTGGAACTCAGGCACTAGCTACGAAGGTGGCAACAAAGGTCACCGTCCAGGCGTTAAAGGTGGTTACTTCCCAGTAGCACCAGTTGACTCTTCACAAGACATCCGTAGTGCTATGTGTTTAGTACTAGAAGAGATGGGCCAAGTTGTTGAAGCGCATCACCACGAAGTGGCGACTGCTGGTCAGAACGAAATCGCAACTCGTTTCAACACGCTAACCCTTAAGGCCGACGAAGTTCAGGTACTTAAGTATGTAGTACATAACGTTGCTCACGCTTACAACAAGACTGCGACATTTATGCCTAAGCCAATCGTTGGTGACAACGGTAGCGGTATGCACGTGCATCAGTCTCTTGCCAAAGATGGCGTAAACTTATTCGCGGGTGACAAGTACGGCGGATTGAGCGAAACAGCTCTATTCTACATCGGTGGTGTGATTAAGCATGCTCGTGCAATTAACGCATTTGCTAACCCATCGACAAACTCATACAAGCGTCTTGTACCACACTTTGAAGCACCAGTGATGCTTGCATACTCTGCAGCTAACCGCTCTGCTTCTATCCGTATCCCAGTGGTACCAAGTGCAAAAGGTCGTCGTATCGAAATCCGTTTTGGTGACCCAGTAGCTAACCCATACCTAGCGTTCTCTGCAATGCTAATGGCTGGTCTTGACGGTATCCAAAACAAGATCCACCCAGGTGAAGCGATGGATAAAGATCTATACGATCTTCCTGCTGAAGAAGCGGCTGAAATCCCAACTGTTGCCACTTCACTAGAAAACGCACTTGAGTGTCTAGACGCAGACCGTGAGTTCCTGACTCGTGGCGACGTATTCACTAACGACTTTATCGATTCTTACATCAAACTAAAGTCTGCAGACGTTGAGCGTATCAACCAAACAACTCACCCAGTTGAATTCGAGCTTTACTACAGCTTGTAA
- a CDS encoding aminotransferase class V-fold PLP-dependent enzyme, which produces MQDFKADFSLASGSYLLNHSVGRPLKSAEQVLAQQFFAPWQDSNVEPWQQWLKVVDLFCLNLAKLFNGRVEEFCPQVNLSSALTKLVMSLDALGDKNAVVLMSEIDFPSMGFALKKALPQGCVLRFIPKSLDITDPAVWQSHIKADVDLVFVSHVYSNTGQLAPVNDIVEAAKSKAALTLIDVAQSAGIVPLDLGHLQPDFMIGSSVKWLCGGPGSAYLWVNSKHIEGCQPKDVGWFSHENPFEFDIHHFRYHPTALKFWGGTPSIAPYAIAAHSIGYFTDIGSHKLRSHNQRLIDAVAEQLGEAFVSPMQESRRSGTMILDFGAKQQQVMAALQRANVSVDLRSEGIRVSPHIYNDMADIENLITAVKGI; this is translated from the coding sequence ATGCAGGACTTCAAAGCAGACTTTAGCTTAGCAAGCGGCAGTTATCTGCTTAATCACTCCGTTGGCAGGCCACTGAAGAGCGCCGAACAGGTTCTTGCTCAGCAGTTTTTTGCACCTTGGCAAGACTCTAACGTCGAGCCTTGGCAGCAGTGGCTAAAGGTCGTCGATCTCTTCTGTCTTAATCTGGCTAAATTATTTAATGGCCGGGTCGAAGAGTTTTGTCCTCAGGTGAATCTCTCCAGTGCACTGACAAAACTGGTTATGTCGCTAGATGCACTTGGCGATAAAAATGCCGTGGTACTTATGAGTGAGATCGATTTTCCCAGCATGGGGTTTGCGCTGAAAAAAGCGCTGCCACAAGGCTGCGTGTTGCGATTTATTCCTAAGTCACTCGATATTACCGATCCCGCCGTTTGGCAGTCCCATATCAAGGCTGATGTGGATTTGGTATTTGTCAGTCATGTCTATTCCAACACCGGGCAGTTGGCACCAGTCAATGACATCGTCGAGGCTGCAAAGTCTAAGGCTGCGCTAACGCTTATCGATGTAGCGCAATCTGCTGGCATAGTGCCGCTAGACTTAGGTCATCTACAGCCAGACTTTATGATAGGGTCGAGCGTAAAATGGCTTTGTGGCGGGCCAGGGTCTGCTTACTTGTGGGTGAACTCGAAGCATATTGAGGGCTGTCAGCCTAAAGATGTGGGCTGGTTCAGCCACGAAAATCCTTTCGAGTTTGATATTCATCACTTTCGTTATCATCCGACGGCGCTTAAGTTTTGGGGCGGCACACCATCGATTGCGCCCTATGCCATAGCGGCCCATAGCATAGGTTATTTTACCGATATCGGTTCCCATAAACTGCGTTCGCATAATCAGCGCTTAATCGATGCTGTGGCTGAGCAGCTGGGGGAGGCGTTCGTGTCGCCCATGCAAGAATCAAGGCGCAGCGGCACGATGATCTTGGATTTCGGTGCTAAGCAGCAACAGGTAATGGCGGCTTTGCAGCGGGCTAATGTGAGTGTGGATCTGCGTAGTGAAGGTATTCGGGTGTCACCGCATATCTATAATGATATGGCTGATATTGAAAACTTAATTACAGCTGTTAAGGGGATATAA
- a CDS encoding dicarboxylate/amino acid:cation symporter produces MWQKIKPYRSSIILLSALMLGGLIGILFPVFALKLKPLGQIFLNLLFMIIVPLVAISVTSSIAHMTDLKKLGAILATIFLVSIIMAIIPTLGIIGLASIYDPAQGVTLDLHQGVSTGSGDMDFVNLLTTNDFVGLLSKSNILALIIMSVISGIAIGQSGKEGEKVSAMLDSLNTVIMKIVSILMLVAPVGLGAYFASTMASQDTELLSTFARAIGLFLIAAALYYTLGSTLYAWLGGGINGVKQFWRNAIEPSATALGTSSSLASLPVNIRAANKMGIKEEIADICLPLLVNLNKGGAAMTTALKIVFIYSILGLDFTADVFALTVLISVLSAFVIGGVPGGAFLGEIFIVTTLGLPIEVIPILVIIGAVTDAPATVINVIHDLNATQIIERINGKRYAKSKVLDTKANT; encoded by the coding sequence ATGTGGCAAAAAATTAAGCCCTATCGCTCCTCTATTATCTTACTTTCGGCCCTAATGCTGGGTGGGTTGATAGGGATCCTCTTTCCAGTGTTTGCTCTTAAGCTAAAGCCCTTGGGCCAGATATTTCTAAACTTACTCTTTATGATTATCGTCCCTTTAGTCGCCATCAGTGTTACCTCCTCTATTGCCCACATGACGGATCTAAAAAAACTCGGAGCCATCTTAGCCACTATTTTTCTCGTATCCATCATCATGGCGATTATTCCAACCTTAGGCATCATAGGACTCGCTTCTATTTACGATCCAGCCCAAGGGGTAACCTTAGATCTGCACCAAGGAGTCAGTACAGGCTCCGGAGATATGGATTTTGTTAACCTGCTGACCACCAATGACTTTGTTGGATTACTGTCTAAGTCCAACATTCTGGCGTTGATTATCATGTCAGTCATTTCAGGCATAGCCATAGGTCAATCAGGCAAGGAAGGCGAAAAAGTCTCGGCTATGCTCGATAGCTTAAATACCGTGATCATGAAAATCGTATCTATTTTAATGCTTGTCGCTCCGGTAGGGCTTGGCGCCTACTTTGCGTCAACCATGGCCAGCCAAGATACCGAATTATTAAGTACCTTTGCCCGCGCTATTGGCCTGTTTCTTATCGCCGCAGCACTCTACTACACCCTTGGTAGCACGCTGTATGCTTGGTTAGGCGGTGGTATTAATGGTGTGAAGCAGTTTTGGCGTAATGCCATTGAGCCCTCGGCAACCGCATTAGGCACCAGCTCCTCGCTAGCATCACTGCCGGTGAATATCCGAGCCGCTAACAAGATGGGGATAAAAGAGGAAATTGCCGACATCTGCCTACCCTTACTGGTTAACCTAAACAAGGGTGGCGCGGCCATGACCACGGCGCTAAAAATTGTGTTTATCTACTCGATTCTCGGCTTAGATTTTACTGCCGATGTGTTTGCTCTCACTGTACTGATTTCTGTACTTTCAGCCTTTGTTATTGGTGGCGTACCAGGTGGGGCTTTCCTTGGCGAAATATTTATCGTTACCACCTTAGGCTTACCGATAGAGGTGATCCCTATCTTGGTGATTATCGGTGCAGTCACCGATGCACCAGCTACCGTAATCAACGTGATTCACGACCTCAACGCCACCCAAATTATCGAACGGATTAACGGTAAGCGTTATGCAAAATCTAAAGTTCTAGATACAAAAGCGAATACCTGA
- a CDS encoding PrnB family protein, which yields MTGNTQAFDHWIRTRFVELNSKLESLYAQQADRANVEGVGEDLKFQLESEGRELIACLLAEGNTDEGFDHAFDLLGNVGLYMAACRRHEITEPSRERVSPLTEASALAMHIGASIGVTPRFATAHLTTHNRAHQGLYKRFTDLDAEQLFVDYNTKGILAYKRAADALLKIQPLGIDHPIAYDLLLVAKRALRDVIESNRVLFQRLDADDFFYCVRPYYKPYRVGSQIYRGANAGDFAGINVIDMLLGLCSANEPGYSQMLVDKFLYMMPEDQAILRDCMRRTSFMDELLNLSHFSAEPWYQQNVKLFLEVCALHGETAIQHHNELVAKYIAQPSKTMEQQHMSKVTASGPPLDVLLNSLEKLRDRRAAAKRSDIRTRYEDIQSLLASMEA from the coding sequence ATGACGGGTAATACTCAAGCGTTCGATCATTGGATCCGTACTCGCTTTGTTGAGCTCAACAGTAAATTAGAATCCCTTTACGCCCAGCAGGCTGACCGTGCGAATGTTGAAGGGGTGGGAGAAGATCTAAAATTTCAGCTTGAGTCTGAAGGGCGCGAGCTTATTGCCTGTTTGCTTGCAGAAGGGAATACCGACGAAGGTTTTGATCATGCGTTTGATCTGCTTGGTAATGTGGGCCTGTATATGGCGGCCTGTCGCAGACACGAGATCACAGAGCCCTCTAGGGAGAGAGTCTCACCGCTTACCGAAGCCTCAGCCCTCGCGATGCATATCGGTGCGTCTATTGGCGTGACCCCAAGATTTGCTACCGCTCACCTCACCACCCATAACCGTGCACATCAAGGTTTGTATAAGCGCTTCACCGATTTAGATGCCGAGCAGTTATTTGTCGACTACAACACCAAAGGCATATTGGCCTATAAACGCGCCGCCGATGCGCTATTAAAGATCCAGCCATTAGGCATAGACCATCCGATTGCCTATGATCTGCTACTAGTCGCTAAGCGCGCGCTGCGGGATGTAATAGAGTCGAATCGCGTGCTGTTTCAACGACTCGATGCCGATGACTTCTTCTATTGTGTCAGACCCTATTACAAACCTTATCGCGTGGGGAGTCAGATCTATCGCGGCGCCAATGCAGGTGACTTTGCCGGTATTAACGTCATCGATATGTTACTGGGCTTATGCAGCGCAAATGAGCCAGGCTACTCACAGATGTTGGTGGATAAGTTTCTCTATATGATGCCTGAAGATCAGGCCATATTACGTGACTGTATGCGCCGCACTAGTTTTATGGATGAGTTACTTAACTTGAGCCACTTCAGTGCAGAGCCTTGGTATCAGCAGAACGTGAAGCTATTTTTAGAGGTGTGTGCCCTGCATGGTGAGACGGCCATTCAGCATCATAATGAGCTGGTGGCTAAATATATCGCCCAGCCCTCGAAAACCATGGAGCAGCAACATATGTCTAAGGTGACTGCGAGTGGCCCACCTTTGGATGTGCTGCTTAATTCATTAGAGAAGTTGCGTGATAGACGAGCCGCAGCTAAGCGCAGTGATATTCGTACTCGCTATGAAGATATTCAATCGCTGCTCGCGAGTATGGAGGCGTAA
- the typA gene encoding translational GTPase TypA yields the protein MLENLRNIAIIAHVDHGKTTLVDKLLAQSGTLESRGEATERVMDSNDLEKERGITILAKNTAIKWNDYRINIVDTPGHADFGGEVERVLSMVDSVLLLVDAVDGPMPQTRFVTKKAFAQGLKPIVVINKIDRPGARPDWVIDQVFDLFDNLGATDEQLDFPIVYASALNGFATLDPDEVSADMTPLFETIVEKVSSPDADAEGDFQMQISQIDYNSYVGVIGIGRIKRGSVKTNQQVTILGADGKKRNGKIGQVLGYMGLERHEVSDATAGDIVAITGLGQLLISDTVCATTNVEALPPLSVDEPTLTMTFQVNTSPFAGKEGKYVTSRNILERLQQELVHNVALRVEETDSPDRFRVSGRGELHLSILIENMRREGYELAVSRPEVIVKEIDGEMCEPFETLTVDVQEEHQGAVIEKLGIRKGDMKDMQLDGKGRVRIDFVIPSRGLIGFQTEFMTATSGTGLIYHSFDHYGPLKGGDIGQRARGVLISNATGKALTFALFGLQERGRLFITHATEVYEGQVVGLHARANDLTVNCLKGKQLTNMRASGTDEAQVLTPHIEMTLEQALEFIDDDELVEVTPLNIRVRKRFLTENERKRHNRK from the coding sequence GTGTTAGAGAATTTACGTAACATCGCCATTATTGCACACGTTGACCATGGTAAGACTACCTTGGTTGATAAGTTGCTGGCGCAGTCAGGAACCCTTGAGTCTCGAGGAGAAGCCACTGAGCGGGTGATGGATTCAAATGATCTTGAAAAGGAACGTGGTATCACGATTCTGGCCAAGAACACTGCCATCAAGTGGAACGATTACCGTATCAACATCGTTGATACCCCTGGTCACGCCGATTTCGGTGGTGAGGTAGAGCGTGTTCTATCTATGGTTGACTCAGTATTACTACTAGTTGACGCAGTTGATGGTCCAATGCCACAGACTCGCTTCGTGACTAAGAAAGCTTTCGCTCAAGGTCTAAAGCCAATCGTTGTTATCAACAAGATTGACCGTCCAGGCGCACGTCCAGATTGGGTTATTGACCAAGTATTTGACTTGTTCGACAACCTAGGCGCTACCGATGAGCAACTAGATTTCCCAATCGTTTATGCTTCTGCGCTAAACGGTTTTGCTACATTAGATCCAGACGAAGTTAGCGCTGACATGACGCCGCTATTCGAAACGATCGTTGAAAAAGTTTCTTCACCAGATGCTGATGCTGAAGGTGATTTCCAGATGCAAATTTCGCAAATCGACTACAACTCATACGTGGGTGTTATCGGTATTGGCCGCATCAAGCGTGGTAGTGTTAAAACTAACCAACAAGTGACTATTCTTGGCGCTGACGGCAAGAAGCGTAACGGTAAAATCGGTCAAGTATTAGGTTACATGGGCCTTGAGCGTCATGAAGTTTCTGATGCAACTGCTGGTGACATCGTTGCGATTACTGGTCTTGGCCAGTTGCTAATTTCTGACACTGTTTGTGCAACTACTAACGTAGAAGCGCTACCTCCATTGTCTGTTGATGAGCCAACACTAACCATGACTTTCCAGGTGAACACTTCTCCGTTCGCTGGTAAAGAAGGTAAGTACGTGACTTCACGTAATATCCTTGAGCGTCTACAGCAAGAACTAGTACACAACGTAGCATTGCGCGTTGAAGAAACTGACAGCCCAGATCGTTTCCGCGTATCAGGCCGTGGTGAACTTCACCTTTCAATCTTGATTGAAAACATGCGTCGTGAAGGTTACGAGCTAGCTGTATCTCGTCCAGAAGTTATCGTTAAAGAGATCGATGGCGAGATGTGTGAGCCGTTCGAAACACTAACTGTTGACGTTCAAGAAGAACATCAAGGTGCAGTGATCGAGAAGCTTGGTATCCGTAAGGGTGACATGAAGGACATGCAGTTAGACGGTAAGGGTCGTGTACGTATCGATTTCGTTATCCCTAGCCGTGGTCTAATCGGTTTCCAAACTGAGTTCATGACAGCGACTTCTGGTACTGGTCTAATTTACCATTCATTCGACCATTACGGTCCATTGAAAGGTGGTGACATTGGTCAACGTGCTCGTGGCGTATTGATCTCTAACGCTACTGGTAAAGCACTAACATTCGCACTATTCGGTCTACAAGAGCGTGGTCGTCTGTTTATTACTCACGCTACAGAAGTATACGAAGGCCAAGTAGTTGGTCTTCACGCACGTGCTAACGACCTAACAGTTAACTGTTTGAAAGGTAAGCAGCTAACTAACATGCGTGCATCTGGTACTGACGAAGCTCAAGTACTAACTCCGCATATCGAAATGACACTTGAGCAAGCTCTTGAGTTCATCGATGATGACGAATTAGTAGAAGTAACGCCACTGAACATCCGTGTTCGTAAGCGTTTCTTGACTGAAAACGAGCGTAAGCGTCATAACCGTAAGTAA
- a CDS encoding WD40/YVTN/BNR-like repeat-containing protein, translated as MKIFMLLISLFSFATVAMEWNIQSLAPGVSFRGSAVLDGVVWVTGTDNRVYISKDSGNSWQDVSVKGLPLTDFRDIEVFDANTAIVMGAGEGGLSKLYITQNQGLSWQLLFDNPDELGFFNSIAFWDRNNGLLLGDPVGGCYVILRTSDGGKSWQRVAQGELPEMLDKEVAFAASGNTLIVGKRGRAWFTTGGYSSSAYSSADSGQHWRRRPIALYDDTQTAGGYALAFNHLGDLFVLGGDYQQRDKFDANMVYRKGYVWHKAPGTTPGLRTAMACYQEICIATGKLSSDISIDHGYSWQPLLINGQAQGFFTLAIDGNTLVAGGHDGRVAVYTFE; from the coding sequence ATGAAGATATTCATGCTGTTAATAAGCTTATTTAGTTTTGCTACTGTGGCGATGGAATGGAATATTCAAAGCCTAGCCCCCGGTGTTTCATTTCGAGGTAGCGCAGTTTTGGATGGCGTGGTTTGGGTGACTGGGACAGATAATCGCGTCTATATCTCTAAAGATTCAGGTAACAGCTGGCAAGATGTATCGGTAAAGGGGCTGCCTTTGACTGACTTTCGCGATATTGAAGTGTTCGATGCCAATACGGCGATTGTGATGGGAGCGGGTGAAGGTGGCTTATCTAAGCTGTATATCACTCAGAACCAGGGTCTAAGCTGGCAACTCTTGTTTGATAATCCCGATGAGCTTGGCTTTTTCAACTCAATTGCCTTTTGGGATCGTAATAACGGGTTACTGCTGGGAGATCCTGTTGGTGGTTGCTATGTGATATTACGTACCTCTGATGGTGGTAAAAGCTGGCAACGAGTTGCCCAAGGTGAGTTGCCTGAAATGCTCGATAAAGAGGTCGCCTTTGCCGCCAGTGGTAATACATTAATTGTTGGCAAAAGAGGGCGGGCTTGGTTTACCACCGGAGGCTATAGTAGCTCAGCTTATAGTAGCGCTGACTCGGGGCAGCACTGGCGCCGGCGTCCAATTGCTCTCTATGATGATACCCAAACCGCAGGTGGCTATGCGCTAGCATTTAATCATTTAGGTGATCTATTTGTGCTGGGAGGAGATTATCAGCAACGAGATAAGTTTGATGCCAATATGGTCTACAGGAAAGGCTATGTATGGCATAAAGCGCCGGGTACCACACCAGGCCTACGCACAGCCATGGCGTGTTACCAAGAGATTTGCATCGCGACCGGTAAGCTATCGTCAGATATTTCAATCGATCATGGTTACAGTTGGCAGCCACTGTTGATCAATGGTCAGGCTCAGGGCTTTTTTACGCTCGCGATTGACGGTAACACCTTAGTGGCTGGTGGGCATGATGGCCGAGTCGCCGTGTATACTTTTGAATAG